In one window of Cynocephalus volans isolate mCynVol1 chromosome 6, mCynVol1.pri, whole genome shotgun sequence DNA:
- the LOC134379774 gene encoding olfactory receptor 1361-like, translating into MRGTNQLSISEFLLLGFSRQPQQQQLLFVLFLSMYLVTVLGNLLIILAISTDSRLHTPMYFFLSNLSFVDVCFSSTTVPKMLTNHIHGSHSISFSGCLTQMYFVFVFVDMDNFLLAVMSYDRFVAVCHPLHYTTKMSRQLWALLVSGSWVIANLDVLVHTLLMARLSFCADNVIHHFFCDVTPLLQLSCSDTQLNELLIFIYAGLIMISPLICILVSYILIACAVWRVPSTKGKWKAFSTCSSHLAVVFIFYGTIISLYFNPSFSHSSNKDIAVAVMFTVVTPMLNPFIYSLRNKDMKGAIRRVVSMKFFSTQ; encoded by the coding sequence ATGAGAGGGACAAACCAGTTGAGCATCTCTGAGTTCCTCCTCCTGGGATTCTccaggcagccccagcagcagcagctcctctTCGTGCTCTTCCTGAGCATGTACCTGGTCACAGTCCTGGGAaacctgctcatcatcctggcTATCAGCACTGACTCCCGCctgcacacccccatgtacttcttcctcagcAACCTGTCCTTCGTGGACGTCTGCTTCTCCTCCACCACCGTCCCCAAGATGCTGACCAATCACATACACGGGAGTCACAGCATCTCCTTCTCTGGGTGTCTCACACAGATgtattttgtatttgtctttgtgGACATGGACAATTTCCTCCTGGCTGTGATGTCCTACGACCGCTTTGTTGCTGTATGCCACCCCTTACATTACACAACAAAGATGAGCCGTCAGCTCTGGGCCCTGCTGGTCAGTGGATCGTGGGTCATTGCCAACCTGGATGTCCTAGTGCACACCCTGCTGATGGCTCGACTCTCGTTCTGTGCAGACAATGTGATCCACCACTTTTTCTGTGATGTGACTCCTCTCCTGCAACTCTCCTGCTCAGACACACAGCTCAATGAGCTGTTGATTTTTATCTATGCAGGGCTAATAATGATTTCCCCACTTATTTGCATCCTGGTGTCATACATCCTTATTGCTTGTGCTGTCTGGAGAGTCCCATCCACAAAGGGAAAAtggaaagccttctccacctgtagCTCCCACCTGGCTGTGGTCTTCATCTTCTATGGCACCATCATATCTCTGTATTTCAACCCTTCATTCTCCCACTCATCTAATAAAGATATAGCAGTTGCTGTAATGTTCACAGTGGTGACCCCCATGCTGAACCCTttcatctacagcctgaggaacaaggaTATGAAAGGGGCTATTAGAAGAGTggtttccatgaaatttttttcCACCCAATAA